In Temnothorax longispinosus isolate EJ_2023e chromosome 2, Tlon_JGU_v1, whole genome shotgun sequence, one DNA window encodes the following:
- the LOC139809213 gene encoding uncharacterized protein isoform X1 — protein sequence MVRGTRCSYPRSRRPTGSYIEDKPMLITMSEFKFSAKNKIYKDGAVELLQNFDVSEGTPKSSDDSLSGQQLVDCDICGERFTSKKPLRVHINTHLRKLRIVLKRVANPKVVKVKKDTYWLDPEKTGSLKLTLKKQSVADSLKLTLKKSSESEDFTVVNNNFYPVIKYYQERDVAGAKENDPRGDKAAENSINEPFENVMVDQQDDYDSAKLDTDPHNPLEENERPSADINESDSDVGSDMANPSEKDDQNVDDAQSTDNFDNSEKRLSETEDHEETDALEATCRETIENLKKLGEQSSSRSASQLVDSSSVEEEDDRSHEASMIHNLEQNPSISINPKSFTFSNHATERDNEDKNRESTDASQTQGFNWNQLSADLSNKSNEDFNKEDSEHQGDNDANMDNAGSILQSFLIEHQRRNPNEVSLSNNMSSGETAEYVPLEKLAETVNTCRVCNEKFKDIAHLDEHRSKAGHYQCNIPECANLIFHSTMEVSIHRAQVHGTPLSPSVSQLSPHHLPSNTNTSHLGQTTHSPHAISVTPVEVSSTNGSHHLSRTSPLTSPHQTNSPTYNAAVAAAAAGGSTGQQMQIPPVNFEQLPPPVQQLAQQVQRMPLPQTQMPPSLPPGANTMIPAPNYFVQPPGRPPLYRVPGPQGIQGIHYPPHMAHLYQYGPNPYSQIAPPQMHPQMPQPVPRGQRYPSASVVQNSRAPRLPQATGPVPRQRMKRPLQQTMQQQNNASVKQRRMDVLLPDRNEDADCHVIAQQKRNDGLPVIQNVQGATTQQTSRNDSTIHLTDSITLSVRQPGSIPAQIQNTSNQGGKKSDAKAVANVLAARGITVTPAANKNKTSEQNKQQIPPQQQQRPPPSQQPLNVTALNLNSAISIIPTSSQRKQQEQGQFAVPQNKQNKSPINDQVERPPRPPTVDLTQDTPPQIPVVRRGRPPRALLTCQVCDKNFQNSDMLTQHMATHRTTSKLLHRCNLCPAQYPTVQALTTHKQAYHKEVDTVAQNGGTELALPVVDLKSPHVLNRLANLGIQSYIPLSQLSAQTGGYFGLPIITIDGARNTSTCNLGALGATSILSLGPLKHISNG from the exons ATGGTACGCGGTACGCGATGTTCGTATCCCCGATCACGGCGCCCGACGGGATCGTACATCGAGGATAAGCCGATGTTGATAACAATGTCC gaatttaaattttctgcaaaaaatAAGATCTATAAGGACGGCGCTGTGGAGCTGTTGCAAAATTTCG ACGTGAGTGAGGGCACTCCCAAATCGTCGGACGACAGCCTGAGTGGTCAGCAACTGGTGGATTGCGACATTTGCGGCGAGCGTTTCACCTCGAAGAAGCCGCTGCGCGTCCACATTAACACCCACCTGAGAAAACTGCGTATTGTCCTCAAGAGAGTGGCAAACCCGAAAGTGGTAAAGGTGAAGAAGGACACGTACTGGTTGGATCCCGAGAAGACTGGCTCGTTGAAGCTGACCCTGAAGAAGCAAAGCGTAGCCGATTCCTTGAAGCTCACCCTGAAGAAATCCTCGGAATCGGAAGATTTCACCGTAGTGAACAACAATTTTTACCCGGTCATTAAGTACTATCAGGAGAGAGACGTGGCAGGTGCTAAGGAAAATGATCCGAGAGGCGACAAGGCAGCGGAGAACTCGATCAACGAACCTTTTGAGAACGTGATGGTGGATCAACAA GATGATTACGACAGCGCCAAGTTGGACACCGACCCTCACAATCCTCTGGAAGAGAATGAAAGACCGTCCGCAGATATCAACGAGAGTGACTCTGATGTAGGGAGTGATATGGCAAATCCGTCTGAGAAGGACGATCAGAATGTCGATGATGCACAAAGTACCGATAACTTTGACAATTCCGAGAAAAGGCTTTCGGAAACCGAAGATCACGAGGAAACGGATGCTTTGGAAGCGACCTGCAGGGAAACTAttgaaaacttgaaaaaacTCGGCGAACAGTCAAG cTCCAGGTCAGCTAGTCAACTGGTCGACAGTTCATCGgtggaagaagaagatgaCAGAAGCCACGAAGCCAGCATGATACATAATCTCGAGCAGAATCCTTCCATCAGCATTAATCCGAAGTCTTTCACATTTTCCAATCATGCAACCGAACGCGACAATGAAGATAAGAACAGGGAGTCAACTGACGCATCACAGACACAAGGTTTTAACTGGAATCAACTGTCTGCCGATTTATCAAACAAAAGCAATGAAGATTTCAACAAGGAAGATAGCGAACACCAGGGAGATAACGATGCGAACATGGACAACGCTGGATCAATTTTGCAGAGTTTTCTCATCGAACATCAGAGGCGTAATCCGAACGAGGTGTCGTTGTCGAATAATATGTCGTCCGGCGAAACGGCAGAATATGTGCCCCTTGAGAAATTGGCGGAGACCGTCAATACGTGTCGTGTCTGTAATGAGAAATTCAAGGACATCGCGCATCTGGATGAGCATCGTAGCAAAGCCGGTCACTATCAGTGCAATATACCAGAATGCGCCAATCTCATCTTTCATTCAACGATGGAAGTGTCGATACATCGGGCACAAGTACACGGTACCCCACTCTCCCCGAGCGTGAGCCAATTGTCGCCTCATCATTTGCCGTCGAACACAAATACATCACATTTGGGCCAAACCACACATTCGCCTCATGCCATTTCCGTTACACCGGTGGAGGTATCATCGACAAATGGTTCACATCACCTCAGTAGGACTTCACCCTTAACGTCGCCGCATCAGACGAATTCACCGACATATAATGCGGCGGTAGCAGCAGCGGCAGCGGGCGGTTCTACTGGCCAGCAAATGCAAATACCGCCGGTAAACTTTGAACAACTACCACCACCCGTACAACAACTGGCCCAGCAAGTGCAGCGTATGCCTCTTCCACAGACGCAAATGCCCCCTAGTCTTCCTCCAGGAGCCAACACCATGATACCTGCACCAAATTATTTCGTACAACCGCCAGGACGACCACCGTTGTACAGAGTACCTGGTCCACAAGGTATACAAGGTATACACTATCCACCGCACATGGCGCACTTGTATCAATATGGACCGAATCCATATTCTCAAATAGCGCCTCCACAAATGCATCCCCAAATGCCTCAGCCAGTTCCACGGGGGCAACGATATCCGTCGGCATCTGTTGTTCAAAACAGCAG GGCGCCACGATTACCACAAGCTACCGGTCCAGTTCCTCGCCAGCGTATGAAAAGGCCCCTGCAACAGACTATGCAGCAACAAAATAACGCTTCTGTCAAACAAAGGCGTATGGATGTTCTATTGCCTGATAGAAACGAAGATGCAGACTGCCATGTCATAGCTCAACAGAAGAGAAATGACGGATTGCCTGTTATTCAAAATGTTCAGGGAGCCACCACGCAGCAAACCAGTAGAAACGATTCTACGATACATCTCACAGATTCAATCACTTTAAGTGTTCGGCAACCTG GTTCCATCCCAGCTCAAATCCAGAACACGTCAAACCAGGGGGGGAAGAAATCCGACGCCAAGGCAGTTGCAAATGTCCTCGCGGCTCGAGGTATAACCGTTACTCCagctgcaaataaaaataagacaagTGAACAAAACAAACAGCAAATACCCCCCCAGCAGCAGCAGAGGCCACCACCTTCACAGCAGCCTTTAAATGTTACAGCGCTCAATCTGAATTCTGCTATTTCTATCATACCAACTAGTTCACAAAGAAAGCAACAAGAACAAGGGCAGTTTGCTGTTCCGCAAAACAAGCAAAACAAATCGCCAATCAATGACCAAGTTGAGCGACCGCCGAGACCGCCAACCGTGGATCTTACGCAGGATACTCCACCACAGATACCAGTGGTTAGACGAGGTCGGCCACCCAG AGCATTATTAACATGTCAAGTATGCGataaaaactttcaaaattcAGATATGTTGACGCAACATATGGCGACTCATCGAACGACCAGCAAACTGCTTCACAG GTGCAACCTCTGTCCAGCTCAATATCCCACAGTTCAGGCGTTGACAACGCACAAGCAGGCTTACCACAAAGAAGTTGATACCGTGGCACAAAACGGAGGCACGGAATTGGCTTTGCCGGTCGTGGATTTAAAGTCGCCGCATGTCCTAAATCGCTTGGCAAATTTGGGTATTCAAAGCTACATACCGTTGTCGCAGCTAAGTGCTCAAACTGGTGGTTACTTCGGCTTACCGATCATCACGATCGACGGCGCGAGAAATACGAGCACCTGCAATCTGGGTGCGCTTGGTGCTACCTCCATATTAAGTCTTGGTCCTCTTAAGCATATATCAAACGGGTAA
- the LOC139809213 gene encoding uncharacterized protein isoform X3, whose amino-acid sequence MVRGTRCSYPRSRRPTGSYIEDKPMLITMSEFKFSAKNKIYKDGAVELLQNFDVSEGTPKSSDDSLSGQQLVDCDICGERFTSKKPLRVHINTHLRKLRIVLKRVANPKVVKVKKDTYWLDPEKTGSLKLTLKKQSVADSLKLTLKKSSESEDFTVVNNNFYPVIKYYQERDVAGAKENDPRGDKAAENSINEPFENVMVDQQDDYDSAKLDTDPHNPLEENERPSADINESDSDVGSDMANPSEKDDQNVDDAQSTDNFDNSEKRLSETEDHEETDALEATCRETIENLKKLGEQSSSRSASQLVDSSSVEEEDDRSHEASMIHNLEQNPSISINPKSFTFSNHATERDNEDKNRESTDASQTQGFNWNQLSADLSNKSNEDFNKEDSEHQGDNDANMDNAGSILQSFLIEHQRRNPNEVSLSNNMSSGETAEYVPLEKLAETVNTCRVCNEKFKDIAHLDEHRSKAGHYQCNIPECANLIFHSTMEVSIHRAQVHGTPLSPSVSQLSPHHLPSNTNTSHLGQTTHSPHAISVTPVEVSSTNGSHHLSRTSPLTSPHQTNSPTYNAAVAAAAAGGSTGQQMQIPPTQMPPSLPPGANTMIPAPNYFVQPPGRPPLYRVPGPQGIQGIHYPPHMAHLYQYGPNPYSQIAPPQMHPQMPQPVPRGQRYPSASVVQNSRAPRLPQATGPVPRQRMKRPLQQTMQQQNNASVKQRRMDVLLPDRNEDADCHVIAQQKRNDGLPVIQNVQGATTQQTSRNDSTIHLTDSITLSVRQPGSIPAQIQNTSNQGGKKSDAKAVANVLAARGITVTPAANKNKTSEQNKQQIPPQQQQRPPPSQQPLNVTALNLNSAISIIPTSSQRKQQEQGQFAVPQNKQNKSPINDQVERPPRPPTVDLTQDTPPQIPVVRRGRPPRALLTCQVCDKNFQNSDMLTQHMATHRTTSKLLHRCNLCPAQYPTVQALTTHKQAYHKEVDTVAQNGGTELALPVVDLKSPHVLNRLANLGIQSYIPLSQLSAQTGGYFGLPIITIDGARNTSTCNLGALGATSILSLGPLKHISNG is encoded by the exons ATGGTACGCGGTACGCGATGTTCGTATCCCCGATCACGGCGCCCGACGGGATCGTACATCGAGGATAAGCCGATGTTGATAACAATGTCC gaatttaaattttctgcaaaaaatAAGATCTATAAGGACGGCGCTGTGGAGCTGTTGCAAAATTTCG ACGTGAGTGAGGGCACTCCCAAATCGTCGGACGACAGCCTGAGTGGTCAGCAACTGGTGGATTGCGACATTTGCGGCGAGCGTTTCACCTCGAAGAAGCCGCTGCGCGTCCACATTAACACCCACCTGAGAAAACTGCGTATTGTCCTCAAGAGAGTGGCAAACCCGAAAGTGGTAAAGGTGAAGAAGGACACGTACTGGTTGGATCCCGAGAAGACTGGCTCGTTGAAGCTGACCCTGAAGAAGCAAAGCGTAGCCGATTCCTTGAAGCTCACCCTGAAGAAATCCTCGGAATCGGAAGATTTCACCGTAGTGAACAACAATTTTTACCCGGTCATTAAGTACTATCAGGAGAGAGACGTGGCAGGTGCTAAGGAAAATGATCCGAGAGGCGACAAGGCAGCGGAGAACTCGATCAACGAACCTTTTGAGAACGTGATGGTGGATCAACAA GATGATTACGACAGCGCCAAGTTGGACACCGACCCTCACAATCCTCTGGAAGAGAATGAAAGACCGTCCGCAGATATCAACGAGAGTGACTCTGATGTAGGGAGTGATATGGCAAATCCGTCTGAGAAGGACGATCAGAATGTCGATGATGCACAAAGTACCGATAACTTTGACAATTCCGAGAAAAGGCTTTCGGAAACCGAAGATCACGAGGAAACGGATGCTTTGGAAGCGACCTGCAGGGAAACTAttgaaaacttgaaaaaacTCGGCGAACAGTCAAG cTCCAGGTCAGCTAGTCAACTGGTCGACAGTTCATCGgtggaagaagaagatgaCAGAAGCCACGAAGCCAGCATGATACATAATCTCGAGCAGAATCCTTCCATCAGCATTAATCCGAAGTCTTTCACATTTTCCAATCATGCAACCGAACGCGACAATGAAGATAAGAACAGGGAGTCAACTGACGCATCACAGACACAAGGTTTTAACTGGAATCAACTGTCTGCCGATTTATCAAACAAAAGCAATGAAGATTTCAACAAGGAAGATAGCGAACACCAGGGAGATAACGATGCGAACATGGACAACGCTGGATCAATTTTGCAGAGTTTTCTCATCGAACATCAGAGGCGTAATCCGAACGAGGTGTCGTTGTCGAATAATATGTCGTCCGGCGAAACGGCAGAATATGTGCCCCTTGAGAAATTGGCGGAGACCGTCAATACGTGTCGTGTCTGTAATGAGAAATTCAAGGACATCGCGCATCTGGATGAGCATCGTAGCAAAGCCGGTCACTATCAGTGCAATATACCAGAATGCGCCAATCTCATCTTTCATTCAACGATGGAAGTGTCGATACATCGGGCACAAGTACACGGTACCCCACTCTCCCCGAGCGTGAGCCAATTGTCGCCTCATCATTTGCCGTCGAACACAAATACATCACATTTGGGCCAAACCACACATTCGCCTCATGCCATTTCCGTTACACCGGTGGAGGTATCATCGACAAATGGTTCACATCACCTCAGTAGGACTTCACCCTTAACGTCGCCGCATCAGACGAATTCACCGACATATAATGCGGCGGTAGCAGCAGCGGCAGCGGGCGGTTCTACTGGCCAGCAAATGCAAATACCGCCG ACGCAAATGCCCCCTAGTCTTCCTCCAGGAGCCAACACCATGATACCTGCACCAAATTATTTCGTACAACCGCCAGGACGACCACCGTTGTACAGAGTACCTGGTCCACAAGGTATACAAGGTATACACTATCCACCGCACATGGCGCACTTGTATCAATATGGACCGAATCCATATTCTCAAATAGCGCCTCCACAAATGCATCCCCAAATGCCTCAGCCAGTTCCACGGGGGCAACGATATCCGTCGGCATCTGTTGTTCAAAACAGCAG GGCGCCACGATTACCACAAGCTACCGGTCCAGTTCCTCGCCAGCGTATGAAAAGGCCCCTGCAACAGACTATGCAGCAACAAAATAACGCTTCTGTCAAACAAAGGCGTATGGATGTTCTATTGCCTGATAGAAACGAAGATGCAGACTGCCATGTCATAGCTCAACAGAAGAGAAATGACGGATTGCCTGTTATTCAAAATGTTCAGGGAGCCACCACGCAGCAAACCAGTAGAAACGATTCTACGATACATCTCACAGATTCAATCACTTTAAGTGTTCGGCAACCTG GTTCCATCCCAGCTCAAATCCAGAACACGTCAAACCAGGGGGGGAAGAAATCCGACGCCAAGGCAGTTGCAAATGTCCTCGCGGCTCGAGGTATAACCGTTACTCCagctgcaaataaaaataagacaagTGAACAAAACAAACAGCAAATACCCCCCCAGCAGCAGCAGAGGCCACCACCTTCACAGCAGCCTTTAAATGTTACAGCGCTCAATCTGAATTCTGCTATTTCTATCATACCAACTAGTTCACAAAGAAAGCAACAAGAACAAGGGCAGTTTGCTGTTCCGCAAAACAAGCAAAACAAATCGCCAATCAATGACCAAGTTGAGCGACCGCCGAGACCGCCAACCGTGGATCTTACGCAGGATACTCCACCACAGATACCAGTGGTTAGACGAGGTCGGCCACCCAG AGCATTATTAACATGTCAAGTATGCGataaaaactttcaaaattcAGATATGTTGACGCAACATATGGCGACTCATCGAACGACCAGCAAACTGCTTCACAG GTGCAACCTCTGTCCAGCTCAATATCCCACAGTTCAGGCGTTGACAACGCACAAGCAGGCTTACCACAAAGAAGTTGATACCGTGGCACAAAACGGAGGCACGGAATTGGCTTTGCCGGTCGTGGATTTAAAGTCGCCGCATGTCCTAAATCGCTTGGCAAATTTGGGTATTCAAAGCTACATACCGTTGTCGCAGCTAAGTGCTCAAACTGGTGGTTACTTCGGCTTACCGATCATCACGATCGACGGCGCGAGAAATACGAGCACCTGCAATCTGGGTGCGCTTGGTGCTACCTCCATATTAAGTCTTGGTCCTCTTAAGCATATATCAAACGGGTAA
- the LOC139809213 gene encoding uncharacterized protein isoform X4, giving the protein MVRGTRCSYPRSRRPTGSYIEDKPMLITMSEFKFSAKNKIYKDGAVELLQNFDVSEGTPKSSDDSLSGQQLVDCDICGERFTSKKPLRVHINTHLRKLRIVLKRVANPKVVKVKKDTYWLDPEKTGSLKLTLKKQSVADSLKLTLKKSSESEDFTVVNNNFYPVIKYYQERDVAGAKENDPRGDKAAENSINEPFENVMVDQQDDYDSAKLDTDPHNPLEENERPSADINESDSDVGSDMANPSEKDDQNVDDAQSTDNFDNSEKRLSETEDHEETDALEATCRETIENLKKLGEQSSSRSASQLVDSSSVEEEDDRSHEASMIHNLEQNPSISINPKSFTFSNHATERDNEDKNRESTDASQTQGFNWNQLSADLSNKSNEDFNKEDSEHQGDNDANMDNAGSILQSFLIEHQRRNPNEVSLSNNMSSGETAEYVPLEKLAETVNTCRVCNEKFKDIAHLDEHRSKAGHYQCNIPECANLIFHSTMEVSIHRAQVHGTPLSPSVSQLSPHHLPSNTNTSHLGQTTHSPHAISVTPVEVSSTNGSHHLSRTSPLTSPHQTNSPTYNAAVAAAAAGGSTGQQMQIPPVNFEQLPPPVQQLAQQVQRMPLPQTQMPPSLPPGANTMIPAPNYFVQPPGRPPLYRVPGPQGIQGIHYPPHMAHLYQYGPNPYSQIAPPQMHPQMPQPVPRGQRYPSASVVQNSRAPRLPQATGPVPRQRMKRPLQQTMQQQNNASVKQRRMDVLLPDRNEDADCHVIAQQKRNDGLPVIQNVQGATTQQTSRNDSTIHLTDSITLSVRQPGSIPAQIQNTSNQGGKKSDAKAVANVLAARALNLNSAISIIPTSSQRKQQEQGQFAVPQNKQNKSPINDQVERPPRPPTVDLTQDTPPQIPVVRRGRPPRALLTCQVCDKNFQNSDMLTQHMATHRTTSKLLHRCNLCPAQYPTVQALTTHKQAYHKEVDTVAQNGGTELALPVVDLKSPHVLNRLANLGIQSYIPLSQLSAQTGGYFGLPIITIDGARNTSTCNLGALGATSILSLGPLKHISNG; this is encoded by the exons ATGGTACGCGGTACGCGATGTTCGTATCCCCGATCACGGCGCCCGACGGGATCGTACATCGAGGATAAGCCGATGTTGATAACAATGTCC gaatttaaattttctgcaaaaaatAAGATCTATAAGGACGGCGCTGTGGAGCTGTTGCAAAATTTCG ACGTGAGTGAGGGCACTCCCAAATCGTCGGACGACAGCCTGAGTGGTCAGCAACTGGTGGATTGCGACATTTGCGGCGAGCGTTTCACCTCGAAGAAGCCGCTGCGCGTCCACATTAACACCCACCTGAGAAAACTGCGTATTGTCCTCAAGAGAGTGGCAAACCCGAAAGTGGTAAAGGTGAAGAAGGACACGTACTGGTTGGATCCCGAGAAGACTGGCTCGTTGAAGCTGACCCTGAAGAAGCAAAGCGTAGCCGATTCCTTGAAGCTCACCCTGAAGAAATCCTCGGAATCGGAAGATTTCACCGTAGTGAACAACAATTTTTACCCGGTCATTAAGTACTATCAGGAGAGAGACGTGGCAGGTGCTAAGGAAAATGATCCGAGAGGCGACAAGGCAGCGGAGAACTCGATCAACGAACCTTTTGAGAACGTGATGGTGGATCAACAA GATGATTACGACAGCGCCAAGTTGGACACCGACCCTCACAATCCTCTGGAAGAGAATGAAAGACCGTCCGCAGATATCAACGAGAGTGACTCTGATGTAGGGAGTGATATGGCAAATCCGTCTGAGAAGGACGATCAGAATGTCGATGATGCACAAAGTACCGATAACTTTGACAATTCCGAGAAAAGGCTTTCGGAAACCGAAGATCACGAGGAAACGGATGCTTTGGAAGCGACCTGCAGGGAAACTAttgaaaacttgaaaaaacTCGGCGAACAGTCAAG cTCCAGGTCAGCTAGTCAACTGGTCGACAGTTCATCGgtggaagaagaagatgaCAGAAGCCACGAAGCCAGCATGATACATAATCTCGAGCAGAATCCTTCCATCAGCATTAATCCGAAGTCTTTCACATTTTCCAATCATGCAACCGAACGCGACAATGAAGATAAGAACAGGGAGTCAACTGACGCATCACAGACACAAGGTTTTAACTGGAATCAACTGTCTGCCGATTTATCAAACAAAAGCAATGAAGATTTCAACAAGGAAGATAGCGAACACCAGGGAGATAACGATGCGAACATGGACAACGCTGGATCAATTTTGCAGAGTTTTCTCATCGAACATCAGAGGCGTAATCCGAACGAGGTGTCGTTGTCGAATAATATGTCGTCCGGCGAAACGGCAGAATATGTGCCCCTTGAGAAATTGGCGGAGACCGTCAATACGTGTCGTGTCTGTAATGAGAAATTCAAGGACATCGCGCATCTGGATGAGCATCGTAGCAAAGCCGGTCACTATCAGTGCAATATACCAGAATGCGCCAATCTCATCTTTCATTCAACGATGGAAGTGTCGATACATCGGGCACAAGTACACGGTACCCCACTCTCCCCGAGCGTGAGCCAATTGTCGCCTCATCATTTGCCGTCGAACACAAATACATCACATTTGGGCCAAACCACACATTCGCCTCATGCCATTTCCGTTACACCGGTGGAGGTATCATCGACAAATGGTTCACATCACCTCAGTAGGACTTCACCCTTAACGTCGCCGCATCAGACGAATTCACCGACATATAATGCGGCGGTAGCAGCAGCGGCAGCGGGCGGTTCTACTGGCCAGCAAATGCAAATACCGCCGGTAAACTTTGAACAACTACCACCACCCGTACAACAACTGGCCCAGCAAGTGCAGCGTATGCCTCTTCCACAGACGCAAATGCCCCCTAGTCTTCCTCCAGGAGCCAACACCATGATACCTGCACCAAATTATTTCGTACAACCGCCAGGACGACCACCGTTGTACAGAGTACCTGGTCCACAAGGTATACAAGGTATACACTATCCACCGCACATGGCGCACTTGTATCAATATGGACCGAATCCATATTCTCAAATAGCGCCTCCACAAATGCATCCCCAAATGCCTCAGCCAGTTCCACGGGGGCAACGATATCCGTCGGCATCTGTTGTTCAAAACAGCAG GGCGCCACGATTACCACAAGCTACCGGTCCAGTTCCTCGCCAGCGTATGAAAAGGCCCCTGCAACAGACTATGCAGCAACAAAATAACGCTTCTGTCAAACAAAGGCGTATGGATGTTCTATTGCCTGATAGAAACGAAGATGCAGACTGCCATGTCATAGCTCAACAGAAGAGAAATGACGGATTGCCTGTTATTCAAAATGTTCAGGGAGCCACCACGCAGCAAACCAGTAGAAACGATTCTACGATACATCTCACAGATTCAATCACTTTAAGTGTTCGGCAACCTG GTTCCATCCCAGCTCAAATCCAGAACACGTCAAACCAGGGGGGGAAGAAATCCGACGCCAAGGCAGTTGCAAATGTCCTCGCGGCTCGAG CGCTCAATCTGAATTCTGCTATTTCTATCATACCAACTAGTTCACAAAGAAAGCAACAAGAACAAGGGCAGTTTGCTGTTCCGCAAAACAAGCAAAACAAATCGCCAATCAATGACCAAGTTGAGCGACCGCCGAGACCGCCAACCGTGGATCTTACGCAGGATACTCCACCACAGATACCAGTGGTTAGACGAGGTCGGCCACCCAG AGCATTATTAACATGTCAAGTATGCGataaaaactttcaaaattcAGATATGTTGACGCAACATATGGCGACTCATCGAACGACCAGCAAACTGCTTCACAG GTGCAACCTCTGTCCAGCTCAATATCCCACAGTTCAGGCGTTGACAACGCACAAGCAGGCTTACCACAAAGAAGTTGATACCGTGGCACAAAACGGAGGCACGGAATTGGCTTTGCCGGTCGTGGATTTAAAGTCGCCGCATGTCCTAAATCGCTTGGCAAATTTGGGTATTCAAAGCTACATACCGTTGTCGCAGCTAAGTGCTCAAACTGGTGGTTACTTCGGCTTACCGATCATCACGATCGACGGCGCGAGAAATACGAGCACCTGCAATCTGGGTGCGCTTGGTGCTACCTCCATATTAAGTCTTGGTCCTCTTAAGCATATATCAAACGGGTAA